The following are from one region of the Streptomyces rubrogriseus genome:
- a CDS encoding amidohydrolase: protein MSESTTPSSTVLLRRGEVHSPADPFATAMVVERGQIAWVGSEGAADAFADGVDEVIDLDGALVTPAFTDAHVHTTATGLALTGLDLSGAPTREAALALVRDFAAARPDDRVLLGHGWDAARWPDGQPPARAELDAATGGRPLYLSRIDVHSAVVTTALLDLAPGDLARGDGPLTGEAHHAVRAAALGAVTPAQRAGAQRAALAHAASLGIGTVHECAGPDISSEDDLTGLLRLSAEESGPRVIGYWAEQDVDKARELGAVGAAGDLFVDGSLGSHTACLHQPYADAGHTGTAHLDAAAVVAHVVACTEAGLQAGFHAIGDAAVSAVVEGVRAAADKIGLARVRAARHRIEHAEMLTPETVAAFAELGLTASVQPAFDALWGGEDGMYARRLGAERARTLNPFAALLRAGVPLAFGSDSPVTPLDPWGTVRAAAFHRTPEHRVSVRAAFTAHTRGGWRAIGRDDAGVLVPGVPADYAVWRTGELVVQAPDDRVARWSTDPRSGTPGLPDLTPGRDLPLCLRTVVGGRTVFVRPGE from the coding sequence ATGAGTGAGTCCACTACCCCGTCCTCGACCGTCCTGCTGCGCCGCGGCGAGGTCCACAGTCCCGCGGACCCGTTCGCGACGGCCATGGTCGTCGAACGCGGCCAGATCGCCTGGGTCGGCTCGGAGGGCGCCGCGGACGCCTTCGCGGACGGGGTCGACGAGGTGATCGACCTGGACGGCGCCCTCGTCACCCCGGCATTCACCGACGCACACGTGCACACCACCGCCACCGGCCTCGCCCTCACCGGGCTCGACCTGTCCGGCGCCCCCACCCGCGAGGCGGCCCTCGCCCTCGTACGGGACTTCGCCGCCGCCCGCCCGGACGACCGGGTGCTCCTCGGTCACGGCTGGGACGCCGCCCGCTGGCCCGACGGGCAGCCGCCCGCGCGCGCCGAGCTGGACGCCGCGACCGGCGGCCGTCCCCTCTACCTCAGCCGGATCGACGTCCACTCGGCCGTCGTCACCACCGCCCTGCTCGACCTGGCGCCCGGTGACCTCGCGCGCGGGGACGGCCCGCTCACCGGCGAGGCCCACCACGCCGTACGCGCCGCGGCCCTCGGGGCCGTCACCCCCGCCCAGCGCGCCGGCGCCCAGCGCGCGGCCCTCGCGCACGCCGCCTCCCTCGGCATCGGAACCGTTCACGAATGCGCAGGCCCGGACATCTCCTCCGAGGACGACCTGACCGGCCTGCTGCGCCTGTCCGCCGAGGAGTCCGGGCCGCGGGTGATCGGCTACTGGGCCGAGCAGGACGTCGACAAGGCACGGGAGCTGGGCGCCGTCGGGGCCGCCGGAGACCTCTTCGTCGACGGCTCCCTCGGCTCCCACACCGCCTGCCTGCACCAGCCCTACGCCGACGCCGGCCACACCGGCACCGCCCACCTGGACGCCGCCGCCGTCGTCGCCCACGTCGTCGCCTGTACCGAGGCGGGCCTCCAGGCGGGCTTCCACGCCATCGGCGACGCCGCCGTGAGCGCCGTCGTGGAGGGAGTGCGCGCCGCCGCCGACAAGATCGGCCTCGCCCGCGTCCGGGCCGCCCGCCACCGGATCGAGCACGCCGAGATGCTCACCCCCGAGACGGTCGCGGCCTTCGCCGAACTGGGCCTCACCGCCTCCGTGCAGCCCGCCTTCGACGCGCTCTGGGGCGGCGAGGACGGCATGTACGCCCGGCGCCTGGGCGCCGAGCGGGCCCGCACGCTCAACCCCTTCGCCGCCCTGCTGCGCGCCGGCGTGCCGCTCGCCTTCGGCTCCGACAGCCCGGTCACCCCCCTCGACCCGTGGGGGACCGTCCGGGCCGCCGCCTTCCACCGCACCCCGGAGCACCGGGTCTCCGTCCGCGCCGCGTTCACGGCGCACACGCGGGGCGGCTGGCGGGCGATCGGCCGCGACGACGCGGGTGTCCTGGTGCCGGGTGTGCCGGCGGACTACGCCGTGTGGCGTACCGGCGAACTCGTGGTCCAGGCCCCGGACGACCGGGTGGCCCGCTGGTCGACCGACCCGCGCTCCGGCACCCCCGGCCTGCCCGACCTCACCCCCGGCCGGGACCTGCCCCTCTGCCTGCGTACCGTGGTGGGCGGCCGGACGGTCTTCGTACGGCCGGGCGAGTGA
- a CDS encoding polyprenol monophosphomannose synthase, with protein sequence MNDGDGTPAAAARERRFGPLGTALVIIPTYNEAENIKAIVTRVREAVPEAHVLVADDNSPDGTGKLADELAAADDHVQVMHRKGKEGLGAAYLAGFRWGLEHGYGVLIEMDADGSHQPEELPRLLTALKGADLVLGSRWVPGGRVVNWPKSREIISRGGSMYSRIALDLPLRDITGGYRAFRRETLEGLGLEEVASQGYCFQVDLARRAIKAGYHVVEVPITFVERELGDSKMSRDILVEALWRVTTWGVGERVGKVLGRDRQSGTAADGQTASGDKSTDSPDASAKASDAKA encoded by the coding sequence GTGAACGACGGCGACGGGACGCCCGCGGCTGCGGCGCGGGAGAGGCGGTTCGGCCCGCTGGGCACGGCCCTGGTGATCATTCCGACCTACAACGAGGCGGAGAACATCAAGGCGATCGTCACGCGTGTGCGCGAGGCCGTCCCCGAGGCACACGTTCTCGTGGCCGACGACAACAGCCCCGACGGCACCGGCAAGCTCGCCGACGAGCTGGCGGCCGCGGACGACCACGTCCAGGTCATGCACCGCAAGGGCAAGGAGGGGCTGGGCGCCGCCTACCTCGCCGGCTTCCGCTGGGGCCTGGAGCACGGCTACGGCGTGCTGATCGAGATGGACGCCGACGGTTCCCACCAGCCCGAGGAACTGCCCCGGCTGCTGACCGCCCTCAAGGGCGCCGACCTCGTCCTCGGCTCGCGCTGGGTGCCCGGCGGCCGGGTGGTCAACTGGCCCAAGTCCCGCGAGATCATCTCGCGCGGCGGCAGCATGTACTCGAGGATCGCGCTCGACCTGCCGCTGCGCGACATCACCGGCGGCTACCGCGCCTTCCGCCGCGAGACCCTGGAGGGGCTCGGCCTCGAGGAGGTCGCCTCCCAGGGGTACTGCTTCCAGGTCGACCTCGCCCGCCGGGCGATCAAGGCCGGCTATCACGTCGTGGAGGTGCCGATCACGTTCGTCGAGCGGGAGCTCGGCGACTCCAAGATGAGCCGCGACATCCTGGTGGAGGCCCTGTGGCGGGTCACCACGTGGGGCGTGGGGGAGAGGGTCGGCAAGGTGCTCGGCCGCGACAGGCAGTCCGGCACGGCGGCCGACGGGCAGACGGCTTCGGGTGACAAGTCGACAGATTCCCCCGACGCGTCGGCGAAGGCGTCCGACGCCAAGGCCTGA